One segment of Psychromonas sp. psych-6C06 DNA contains the following:
- a CDS encoding bifunctional serine/threonine-protein kinase/formylglycine-generating enzyme family protein, which produces MSENDSQNKHTGGQNKSVVQDDNKTVFRKNTTQPGAVKSTTVDDQTVIANNITQPIRPRVQPSADDATRFQAPLKGDVTDATKIRSSSTQAPLQTERDDATQFRPTASRDDATQFRAPLGDTSSESVSAIDLLLNTPEADIQAPTSKMLKGRFVLEDVLGVGGMGIVYKAKDLLRVEAHDRDPYVAIKVLSEEFKTHPEAFISLQRESKKAQHIANQNTVKVYDFDRDGDVVFMTMEYMIGQPLDEMVKQYHATGLPRNETWNILHGMCAALIHAHSENIVHSDLKPGNVFVTDQGIAKIFDFGIARAVATIDRSNNEKDKTVFDAGNLGALTPAYASREMLLGQVPDVRDDIYALGCIAYEMLTGDHPFTRLPADEAYNKKLKPKRIQGIKKRHWKAIEAALAFKREDRIASVEVFFKQITEKKKTNMAAWLLFLSAVGASGYAYTELTKVEAPKISQEELMNQLEFKVRYELLQENINKLLADANFTERWQSSLWDEMQTVENLFPETPTPWYFEKKAIIYQLYIEQINGAIEGKNIALANNLISNAARYNDDLTLLDEYKLAIEQLVAEQAAKQQANKAKNAELEEANRLAAAEKKRKAAAAWKAKQAKLKAQQKVSSQKKQNLESYNVAMSNVEQQLTCTQRLNMRDFKIAIEKLRSLDFSRYQKSETNIIKDLASCISTVAETHPDSARDAKRYAMLLFTNNSTIEGIEISDIDGCQLSIAGLGARGSRAVCKDALKAGGTAPTMVVVPAGSKVKAFAIGKYEVTVGDYNHYCKKTKVCSSLSNVSKRLPKTNLSVAQISAYIKWLNSNTGKKYRLPTQAEWTYAAKANTGKLDSNRNCNISSRGIEKGKELINTTTGKQNKWGLVNYAGNAQELVYASGRKLMAVGGSYQTSMHECTSDTVEPHSGKADQYTGFRLARNIVGS; this is translated from the coding sequence ATGTCTGAAAATGATTCGCAAAATAAGCACACTGGTGGTCAAAATAAAAGTGTTGTACAGGATGATAATAAAACTGTTTTTCGTAAAAATACGACGCAACCTGGTGCTGTAAAATCAACCACTGTTGATGATCAAACGGTGATTGCTAATAATATAACTCAGCCGATAAGACCGAGAGTGCAACCCAGTGCTGATGATGCCACTCGTTTTCAAGCACCGTTAAAGGGTGATGTAACGGATGCGACAAAAATACGTTCTTCATCTACCCAAGCGCCACTGCAAACTGAACGAGATGATGCAACACAATTTCGTCCTACAGCTTCACGCGACGATGCGACCCAGTTTCGTGCGCCTTTAGGTGATACCAGCAGTGAATCAGTAAGTGCTATCGACCTATTACTGAATACACCAGAAGCTGATATTCAAGCACCAACTAGTAAAATGCTAAAAGGGCGTTTTGTCCTTGAAGATGTATTGGGTGTTGGTGGTATGGGGATAGTTTATAAGGCAAAGGATCTGCTTCGTGTAGAAGCACACGATAGAGACCCTTATGTTGCCATTAAAGTATTAAGTGAAGAGTTTAAAACACACCCCGAAGCGTTTATTTCATTGCAGCGTGAATCGAAAAAAGCACAACATATTGCCAATCAAAATACCGTAAAAGTATACGATTTCGACCGTGATGGTGATGTGGTTTTCATGACCATGGAATATATGATTGGTCAGCCGTTAGATGAAATGGTAAAGCAATACCATGCGACTGGGTTACCGCGTAACGAGACCTGGAATATTCTCCACGGCATGTGTGCCGCACTTATTCACGCACACAGCGAAAATATCGTTCATTCAGATTTGAAGCCGGGTAACGTATTTGTTACCGACCAAGGTATTGCTAAGATTTTCGACTTTGGTATTGCGCGAGCCGTGGCAACCATTGACCGAAGTAATAACGAAAAAGATAAAACGGTATTTGATGCCGGCAATTTAGGTGCATTAACACCCGCTTACGCAAGTCGTGAAATGCTACTCGGACAAGTACCAGACGTGCGCGATGATATCTACGCATTAGGTTGTATCGCTTATGAAATGTTAACTGGAGATCATCCTTTTACGCGTTTGCCTGCTGATGAAGCCTACAACAAAAAATTAAAACCAAAGCGTATTCAAGGTATTAAAAAGCGCCATTGGAAAGCAATTGAGGCTGCGCTTGCCTTTAAACGTGAAGATCGTATCGCTTCAGTTGAAGTCTTTTTCAAGCAGATAACAGAAAAGAAAAAAACCAATATGGCAGCTTGGTTATTGTTCCTTTCTGCAGTAGGGGCAAGTGGCTACGCCTACACAGAATTAACGAAGGTAGAAGCACCAAAAATATCGCAAGAAGAGTTAATGAATCAGCTCGAATTTAAAGTGCGCTATGAATTACTGCAAGAGAATATTAATAAATTGTTAGCCGATGCCAATTTTACAGAGCGATGGCAGTCGTCGCTGTGGGATGAGATGCAAACCGTAGAAAACCTCTTCCCAGAAACACCAACACCATGGTATTTCGAGAAAAAAGCAATTATTTATCAGTTGTATATTGAACAGATTAATGGCGCTATTGAAGGTAAAAATATTGCCTTAGCAAATAACTTGATCAGTAATGCAGCACGTTACAATGATGATTTGACGTTACTTGATGAATACAAATTAGCTATTGAGCAATTGGTTGCTGAGCAAGCCGCTAAGCAGCAGGCAAATAAAGCAAAAAATGCAGAGCTTGAAGAGGCTAATAGGTTAGCTGCCGCAGAAAAGAAACGAAAAGCGGCTGCTGCTTGGAAAGCGAAACAAGCTAAGTTAAAGGCGCAACAAAAAGTTTCATCACAAAAGAAACAGAATCTTGAGTCTTATAATGTTGCGATGAGCAATGTGGAACAGCAACTTACCTGTACACAACGATTGAATATGCGTGACTTTAAAATTGCCATTGAAAAGTTGCGCTCATTAGATTTTTCTCGTTACCAAAAATCAGAAACCAATATCATTAAAGATCTTGCTAGTTGTATCTCAACGGTTGCAGAAACTCATCCTGATTCAGCGCGTGATGCTAAGCGTTATGCGATGTTATTATTCACCAATAACTCAACCATTGAAGGTATTGAAATCAGTGATATTGATGGTTGTCAATTGTCCATTGCTGGCTTAGGTGCTCGTGGTTCTCGTGCCGTGTGTAAAGATGCCTTAAAAGCAGGGGGCACTGCGCCAACGATGGTGGTTGTTCCTGCAGGCAGCAAAGTGAAGGCATTTGCGATTGGTAAATACGAAGTCACGGTTGGGGATTACAATCATTACTGTAAAAAAACCAAGGTGTGCTCTTCGCTAAGTAATGTGAGTAAACGCTTACCAAAAACTAACCTCAGTGTTGCGCAAATATCGGCTTATATAAAGTGGTTAAATAGTAATACAGGTAAGAAATATCGTTTGCCGACACAAGCGGAATGGACATATGCCGCTAAAGCAAATACAGGAAAGCTTGATTCGAACCGGAACTGTAACATTAGTTCACGTGGTATCGAAAAGGGTAAAGAGTTGATCAACACCACAACCGGCAAACAAAACAAGTGGGGATTAGTTAACTATGCGGGAAATGCACAGGAGTTAGTGTATGCTTCTGGCCGAAAATTAATGGCCGTAGGAGGGTCTTATCAAACTTCTATGCATGAGTGTACTAGTGATACCGTTGAGCCCCACAGCGGAAAAGCTGACCAATATACGGGATTCCGTTTAGCAAGAAATATCGTAGGTAGTTAA